Proteins from a genomic interval of Rhizobium leguminosarum:
- a CDS encoding fatty acid desaturase family protein codes for MATQTKKRDYDLLGESGRTAVETGLAAAEWYHTDIPRKEMKALMQRSDAPAIRDTALWLGSMVVLAGLGFYFWGSWAALPFFLAYGVLYGSASDSRWHECGHGTAFKTRWMNDVVYQIACFMIMRNPVTWRWSHARHHTDTVIVGRDPEIAVMRPPDLLRLVLNFFGILDVWYAVVDMLRNAFGGVSAAEKTFIPEMEQPKAIRIARIWLAIYLATIAAAIAMGSILPLMLIGLPRLYGAWHHVLTGLLQHGGLADNVIDHRLNSRTVYMNPISRFIYWNMNYHVEHHMFPMVPYHALPQLHAMIKHDLPAPNPSIWSGYREMIPAFLRQLRNEDYFLKRELPATARPYREEFHNELAPAAQ; via the coding sequence ATGGCGACCCAGACGAAGAAACGTGACTACGACCTTCTCGGCGAAAGCGGCCGCACCGCCGTCGAGACGGGGCTGGCGGCAGCCGAATGGTATCACACCGACATTCCCCGCAAGGAGATGAAGGCGCTGATGCAGCGCTCCGATGCGCCGGCGATCCGCGACACGGCCCTCTGGCTCGGCAGCATGGTGGTCCTTGCCGGGCTCGGCTTCTATTTCTGGGGCTCGTGGGCCGCGCTGCCCTTCTTCCTCGCTTATGGCGTGCTCTACGGCTCTGCCTCCGACAGCCGCTGGCACGAATGCGGCCATGGCACCGCCTTCAAGACGCGTTGGATGAATGACGTCGTCTATCAGATTGCCTGCTTCATGATCATGCGCAATCCGGTGACCTGGCGCTGGAGCCATGCCCGCCATCACACCGATACGGTGATCGTCGGCCGCGATCCCGAGATCGCCGTGATGCGGCCGCCCGATCTGTTGCGGCTGGTGCTTAATTTCTTCGGCATCCTCGACGTCTGGTATGCGGTCGTCGACATGCTGCGCAATGCCTTTGGCGGCGTCAGCGCGGCGGAAAAGACTTTCATCCCGGAGATGGAGCAGCCGAAGGCGATCCGCATCGCCCGCATCTGGTTGGCAATCTATCTGGCCACGATCGCAGCCGCGATCGCCATGGGTTCGATCCTGCCGCTGATGCTGATCGGCCTGCCGCGGCTCTACGGCGCCTGGCACCATGTGCTGACCGGCCTGCTGCAGCATGGCGGCCTTGCCGACAACGTCATCGATCACCGGCTGAACAGCCGCACGGTCTATATGAATCCGATCAGCCGCTTCATCTACTGGAACATGAACTACCACGTCGAACATCACATGTTTCCGATGGTGCCCTACCACGCGCTGCCCCAACTGCACGCGATGATCAAGCACGACCTGCCGGCGCCGAACCCGTCGATCTGGTCCGGCTATCGCGAGATGATACCGGCCTTCCTGCGCCAGCTGCGCAACGAGGATTATTTCCTGAAGCGCGAACTGCCGGCCACCGCGCGGCCCTATCGCGAGGAATTCCACAACGAGCTGGCCCCGGCCGCGCAATAA
- a CDS encoding MocE family 2Fe-2S type ferredoxin, whose translation MSGNWIQVCDKDEIDEEDVIRFDHDGRTFAVYRSPDDEFFATDGLCTHEHIHLADGLVMDEIIECPKHNGRFNYKTGEAKGAPVCVNLKTYPVKIEDGAVFISL comes from the coding sequence ATGAGCGGAAATTGGATCCAGGTCTGCGACAAGGACGAGATCGACGAAGAGGATGTCATCCGCTTCGATCACGACGGGCGCACCTTCGCGGTCTATCGCAGCCCGGATGACGAATTCTTCGCGACTGACGGGCTCTGCACCCATGAGCATATCCATCTCGCCGATGGGCTTGTCATGGATGAGATCATCGAATGTCCGAAGCATAACGGCCGCTTCAACTACAAGACGGGCGAAGCCAAGGGCGCACCGGTCTGCGTCAATCTCAAGACCTATCCGGTCAAAATCGAAGACGGTGCCGTCTTCATCTCACTCTGA